Proteins found in one Hevea brasiliensis isolate MT/VB/25A 57/8 chromosome 18, ASM3005281v1, whole genome shotgun sequence genomic segment:
- the LOC110668710 gene encoding uncharacterized protein LOC110668710: MYLDPRCLMAEPPGPTRPNVAARNDENRLKYACDAGILTDDFNANDLDGEDSNSTPSFDSESCKSPRLEDLAASLRVFSESLARMDLAETEMTRARETWRCEAEKRRMELEAELTRLMLGTQLQIALIVAGKGPSKKRKRAEEMEDESGISPRQRALLLSLLQCNFSF, translated from the exons ATGTATCTAGATCCTAGATGCTTAATGGCAGAGCCACCGGGTCCAACCAGACCAAACGTGGCTGCACGCAACGACGAGAACCGGTTGAAGTACGCCTGTGACGCCGGAATCTTAACGGACGATTTCAACGCCAATGACCTCGACGGCGAAGATTCTAATAGCACACCAAGTTTTGACTCCGAGAGCTGCAAGTCGCCGCGTCTGGAGGATCTGGCGGCCAGTTTACGTGTCTTCTCTGAGTCGCTAGCGAGAATGGATCTGGCTGAGACAGAGATGACCAGGGCGAGGGAGACTTGGCGGTGCGAGGCAGAGAAGAGGCGGATGGAGTTGGAGGCCGAATTGACTCGCCTGATGTTGGGGACTCAGTTGCAGATCGCATTGATTGTCGCAGGGAAGGGGCCGAGTAAGAAAAGGAAGCGAGCTGAAGAAATGGAAGATGAATCAGGCATCTCTCCAAGGCAAA GAGCTTTATTGCTAAGTTTGCTACAATGCAACTTCAGCTTTTGA
- the LOC110668677 gene encoding uncharacterized protein LOC110668677: protein MDSPRTIPSQAPQLLLSPCSSGRRSSDSNSPEFEFWMVRNPSFPEPDLLSADELFVDGVLLPLHLLHLHNHHSPDPPDSKPDPKLPNSHPDAEPRASPKTITADSSTASKRWRDIFKKGDKKTSTRKNQEDKDKEKDKEKKREKKSQGGASSAELNINIWPFSRSRSAGNSGGRPRMFPGAAGSRKVSSAPCSRSNSGGESKSRKWPSSPGRGGVHVGRSSPVWQVRRGGGFSEAVKRSSEKMKSKRRMEGGKVVNLEVPLCNGYRQCRSNENRNGGSSNVGGNVFNLRSFFTKKVY from the coding sequence ATGGACAGCCCCAGAACTATACCTAGCCAAGCACCCCAGCTACTACTCTCTCCATGCAGCAGTGGAAGAAGAAGCAGCGATTCCAACTCCCCCGAATTTGAGTTCTGGATGGTCCGAAATCCGTCGTTCCCGGAACCCGATCTACTCTCTGCCGATGAACTCTTTGTTGATGGCGTTCTCCTTCCTCTCCATTTACTCCACCTCCACAACCACCACAGCCCTGATCCGCCTGATTCGAAACCAGACCCTAAACTGCCCAACTCGCATCCTGATGCAGAGCCCCGAGCATCACCTAAGACCATAACTGCAGATTCTTCAACCGCTTCAAAGAGATGGAGAGATATCTTCAAGAAAGGTGACAAGAAAACTTCAACCCGAAAGAACCAAGAAGATAAGGATAAAGAAAAAGAcaaagagaagaagagagagaaaaagagtcaAGGTGGAGCGAGTTCAGCGGAGTTGAATATCAATATATGGCCATTTTCACGCAGTAGATCCGCAGGGAACAGCGGAGGCCGACCCAGGATGTTTCCCGGAGCTGCAGGAAGCCGAAAGGTGAGTAGTGCGCCTTGTTCAAGGAGTAATTCAGGGGGGGAGTCAAAGTCAAGAAAGTGGCCGAGTAGTCCGGGTAGGGGTGGAGTCCACGTGGGTCGAAGCAGCCCGGTTTGGCAGGTGCGGCGAGGAGGTGGGTTCTCAGAAGCAGTGAAACGGAGCAGTGAAAAGATGAAGAGTAAAAGAAGGATGGAGGGTGGGAAAGTTGTGAATTTGGAAGTGCCATTGTGTAATGGATATAGACAGTGTAGGAGTAATGAAAATAGAAACGGTGGGAGCTCTAATGTTGGTGGTAATGTATTCAATTTACGCAGCTTCTTCACAAAAAAGGTGTACTGA
- the LOC110668767 gene encoding ankyrin repeat-containing protein ITN1-like, translated as MYHQNNMKLPADEFFNTVNSELRSAGKEWLKSTAEGCSVVAVLIATVAFAAAYTVPGGNQSSTGLPVLLNQPLFVVFTVTDVLSLNFALTAVVTFLSILSSPFRFEDFKQSLPSKLMLGFTFLFLSVAMMMISFGATIFLMIHTKESWTKITLYALSFIPVGIFALSYFPLYSSLTKTYKYLLRKARQVAPLSTCMLPADHNSPMAKSHTSILFV; from the coding sequence ATGTATCATCAAAACAATATGAAACTCCCTGCGGATGAGTTTTTCAACACTGTAAATTCAGAACTTCGAAGTGCAGGtaaagaatggctaaaaagcactGCAGAAGGATGCTCTGTTGTGGCAGTTCTCATCGCTACTGTTGCATTTGCTGCGGCCTACACAGTACCAGGCGGTAATCAAAGCAGTACTGGCCTTCCAGTCCTCCTGAATCAACCATTGTTTGTGGTTTTCACGGTCACAGACGTACtctctttgaattttgcattgacaGCGGTTGTAACGTTTCTCTCAATTCTTTCATCACCTTTCAGATTTGAGGACTTCAAACAGTCGCTTCCTAGCAAGTTGATGCTAGGCTTCACATTTTTGTTTTTATCTGTGGCCATGATGATGATATCGTTTGGAGCAACAATCTTCCTTATGATTCACACCAAGGAAAGCTGGACTAAAATCACTCTATATGCACTTTCCTTTATTCCAGTAGGCATCTTTGCCCTGTCTTATTTCCCCCTTTATTCATCACTGACAAAAACTTACAAGTACTTGCTTAGAAAGGCAAGGCAGGTAGCTCCCTTGAGCACATGCATGCTACCAGCAGATCACAACAGCCCCATGGCAAAATCACATACTTCAATTTTATTTGTCTGA